The sequence CATTCAAGTCACTGGTTTTCTCAAGAATGGAAACAGGGATAAGCCCAGCTGACAGGAGGTGGAGGGCCAAGGCCTTCGGGTCCTCAGAGAGTGACTGGACTATCTTCTCACTGCAGCTCACCAGCACACTGTAGCCAGCGTTACCTGCAGGAGAGAGGAAATGGTTAGAGCatgatacgcccacacactggagacctaagtacatgtaatgtgaaCAAATAgactcagtacatgtacaatacactgtatatggatgataattatgcataattatgagttaaATTTTAAATAGCTACTTAGTAGAGGGCTTAGACGGAGGGTGTTGGTCACCTGACATGTGCTTACGTTGGGTCAATTGCTGACAGACTTGATGAGCTGTGTCTCCTTTCCCCAATCTCAGTGCGATATCTagtagagctctgtaagttgcttGTGAAGGATTATGTTGTTTCCAGATTTGCAAACACTTCATCATGGCTGTTTGAGTTCCTTCTCTGTGGGTCAACATATTCACATCGGCTTGTTCTGCAGGAGGTAGTCCCATTGCACTTGAATACAGTTCCACATTATCGAAACATGAGGCCAGGTAGGGAGTATCAGGAACCTCTATTCCACTGTTGAGTTGCTCGTCAGTCAGATTGTATTGCTCTACTAGTTCTTGAAGAGTGACTTGTTTAGCGGATGGtcctataataattagtggTGTGAACAATTAACATAACACCGATGCAGCTTCCACATTGTAGTGGTAATGTTGGAGACATAATTACAGGTACGTAAGATATGGGGCAGATGAATTATCTGCagtatagaataattatgcctattaAGTAAGTTAAATATATATTCTTTTGCAGAATGAGTAACTGAGTCTGAGTGCGGTAAATTACCAGCTGACGAGCTAGTTCAGATTATAGTGATATGAGAACTGTGTTTGGTACAGTAGCGTCACTGTACTTTATATTGACCGCTACTGTAGAACACTTCCACACacaatattatagttatagccTAGTTCCTGCTGACATACCTAATTTAGAAGGTACCTCTTCTCTGACTGTATCATGGTCATGAAAcgttggcttcttcctaaagttgaTTCACATTGATAAAGCTAGTGACTCAACTGTGCAATAGTCACTCACGTTTCTGTGTCAGTGGCAACAGTCCTGCTCCTGGGGAAGACTGGAAGCGATTGAGGACGTGgctgtgactgtgtgtgtgtgtgtgtgtgtgtggggggggggggggcacatgtaatGGTATTCATGTTGTTTGGGTGTGTGTAATATTGGAACTCTAGTTTGCACTCAATACAGTTAAGACCACTAAATTACATCACCGACAGTATAAATATATCACCAAAGAATGAGTGAAAAaataatgttataattatatcggtGAAAGTAAATCATTGTTTTTGATCCCATTGGGCACAAACCTCTCTTACACTAAAACACTCATGATCAGTATATGCATTATTGAGGTATGGACtcacatgtgattcagtagcTTCCTCAAGCAGCTTTATTACTGAAGGGGTAGAGTTAGGTGATTCCTTGGCTATCTTCAGAGCAGTCTCTCTATACTGTGATGATGATCATATGAAGGGATGAGACGTACATTGTAAGAGGTAAAGTGGTCTAATGCGTATGACATGTACTTTGctgacagagcaatactggcaACGGTAATTGCATATTAACTAAATGGAATGAACTACCACTGGAGCTGCAGGAAAGTGCATCAATTTTGTCATTTAAGAGAAATGTACTCTGTTACTtgcattattttgtacacGCTATTATGTAAGTACTGTATGCatatcattatgcctcgaggcgtagccgcaggagggatacggtaaagctgactgtgtgtacgtgtgtgtctgtctgtctgtgtgtgtgtgtgtattccagcagtaactgctcaacggttgcaatgcgacgaaaactaacagcttctataggcttctagccacgttctcttggatttcgattcgtggattagcaaactaaagcttctttctcgagttatggctagtttgactcacattgaaggctgttgcagtctcttcagaatctttcatagcatcatctgttcgcacaaactttctattcaacatatgagttagccttgcactaaagcgctagctttttgttagctacaagactcagaaaatatctctttggacacaccctttattatgcctcgaggcgtagccgcacgagggatacggtaaagctgactgtgtgtgtctgtctgtctgtctgtctgtgtgtgtgtgtattccagctataactgctcaacggttacaatgcgacgaaaactaacagcttctataggcttctagccacgttctcttggattttgattcgtggattagcaaactaaagcttctttctcgagttatggctagtttgactcacattgaaggctgttgcagtctcttcagaatctttcatagcatcatctgtccgcacaaactttctattcaacatatgagttagccttgtactaaagcgctagctttttgttagctacaatactcagaaaatatctgttaaaacagctagctagcagtagccatttgtgaaattgatctctttggacacaccctttaattattcctgtggatgtaatgcgcatgcgcgctcattccccatgtgtgagaaaataatatccaagatccagatccagatcctcctggcagaatcatctttgtcttgagggcctggtaagccacaaaacactaccatataacaatatagataacaatatgcatgtacacaggtcttttcttcttagatattatatacactgaactacagatcctggaagaatcaattttcttctttcttgatgtcctggtaagccacataatacaataaataacaacttacaatagatgcatgtaaataagtcttttcttctcagtgactttatatagataagctaactttaatataaaattcattatagataacactctaatacttttgagcgaaagcaaaaacatggcgagaggcattagcacagcgccagcttgaacactagttctGTTAGCTTATATCCATTATGCAGAACTATTATAAAAACCAAACgaatgttgcaagctgcgctgtggaTAGTCAAGGCAGTATACTGATACGTGATTAATCACTAGCTGTACGAATcccagtgaataataggacaacatgctaATTATCAAAATAATAGATGATAATGGTCACAatcctatagacacatcagtttagtatcataTACTTACCatgttagccaggtccaccacggctcctgaggagagtaGCTGTCTAACGCAGTCTGTGCGACCATACATGGCTGCCCTCATGAGTGGAGTCTCCCCAcgctacaagagtgagagcatacagtaactttgacaacacatctgtgtgatagaccataaataaagtaaaggaaggggattggcattatttactataatagagtggttgcatctgacgtcatccacccacgcacgAAAGTATATAACACTATAATTCCTTAACTAGCAAATGATGTGATGATCATGCACGAACAtgttgcctatagacacatcagtttagtatcagatactcaccttgtcagccaggtccaccacggctcctgaggagagcagctctctaataCAGTCTGTGTGACCTCTACTGGCTGCCTCCATGAGTGGAGTCTCCCCATACTACAAGAgtaagagcataataataacttttgacaacacatctgtgtgatagaccataaataaagtaaaggaacgGGATTGGTAACAAGCAAAAAATGTAACTATCCGTGATGCGTATGTTATTAGAATCACTTCATCTTTTGTATCCTCCATTTAGTATTCAgtgcacaacataattatcattatgcAGCAGTTCGTCAATTTAGAACACAAATAAGCAATATAAGAATATCGGTAAAAACTTAATTGCCATGTCCATGCTAATTATCAAAATAATAGATGATAATGGTCACAATCCTATAGCCActtcagtttagtatcagatactcaccttgctAGCCCAGttcaccacggctcctgaggagagcagctctctaacactgtcagtgtgacctcccaaGGCTGCCATCATGAGTGGAGTACGCCCattctacaagagtgagagcatacagtaacttttgtcaacacatctgtgtgatcgaccataaataaagtaaaggaaggggattggcattatttactataatagagtggttgcatctgacgtcatccacccacgcacgaaagtatataccgtatatcttctaatttatcggacagcaaaaaataattattttggaaattgtccgggtataattggaacagatttttatagagcatgcgaagtgtccgaaacaagcaagcagctgcatgcgagctagctaagtttaatagaacagtgtacgactgaatagttgcactaactatttaaaactagctctcaaagctatctaactgcagcactctaagtcttactcaggggcggatccaggatttaagaAAGGAGGGTTCTTTCTCGCGGACAAGAACTTCACCCGGcgcgcagcgccgaaatttttgacgaccacgcccccttttgaCGTGCCACGCCTACTAATTAATCACTTTCTACCTTCGAAAAATTTGTAACACAGGAGAGATGGttttgtgactggaggagagatagtACGTGGTGACCTCCAATGGAAAGACAGACGGTGATGGCTGGTGAAGAGGAGACTTGTAGAACTTAACCATCAATTTATTAatgattatagcaattatacatgtaagtatgcagtgtcattcaatatgcagtgccatgcactctcccttacctgaaactttccTCTTCTTAAACCAAGGATTCATggctagatataataatttatcacTTGACCACTGTGCAAATCAATTGGCTGcagtagccagccccaccctctacttgttatgcagagagaaccagccccaccctctacTTGTTATGcacagccccacccttttattatgcagagagaaccagccccacccttttattatacGGAGAGAACTTTGTAAGACTTTGTCAGTACAGTTAGCTAGACTTagtatagtctcatgaatcagccgccgttcttttggaaccaccgtctgagcactcttgtcatgaagtcatttcaaaatggaatgttgattgctcacaaaaccaatggaatgtaattaaatcgtgatcttacgcccacacatatttcctaattgttatacaaatcgccaagcgaaggcatctctctctacttgtgttttgctgtggtgctaaatctgtgcccaaggacccctgcttgccttgcttatgctttgtagcagcttctatgtatgaagtgtttaccatgcgtaatgcatgcgtaatgattatccaaatgcgttgagcaaagtgcagttctttgctgcctccaagttcatcacctgactggacttctgcaatttgattggtcaagacggaattccgtcttggcacataaaacgatgacaagagtgctcagacggtggttccaaaagaacggcggctgattcatgagactagacTTAGTAATGTCAAGACTAGctggaagggtagttcgtacgaacccaacgaactgcctctggatccgcccctgcttACTTGCCAtctatgaatgtaactcaacttttcaaggtattgtccggatatttagtaatattaaagcacgtTGTATTAGGAGAACAAACATTTCCCAGAAGAGTGTCCGAATATATACGGTAACACTACAATTCCTTAACtaccaaatgatgtgatgCACGAACGtgttgcctatagacacatcagtttagtatcagatattcaccttgtcagccaggtccaccacggctcctgaggagagcagctctctaatacagtcagtgtgaTCTTCACTGGCTGCCTTcatgagtggagtccacccatcctACATATATAttcggacactcttttgggcaattttcgttgttctaatacaacggacactccagtactttaatatccgga comes from Halichondria panicea chromosome 3, odHalPani1.1, whole genome shotgun sequence and encodes:
- the LOC135334228 gene encoding uncharacterized protein LOC135334228 isoform X1, encoding MLNRKFVRTDDAMKDSEETATAFNYRETALKIAKESPNSTPSVIKLLEEATESHSQPRPQSLPVFPRSRTVATDTETKKPTFHDHDTVREEVPSKLGPSAKQVTLQELVEQYNLTDEQLNSGIEVPDTPYLASCFDNVELYSSAMGLPPAEQADVNMLTHREGTQTAMMKCLQIWKQHNPSQATYRALLDIALRLGKGDTAHQVCQQLTQRKHMSGNAGYSVLVSCSEKIVQSLSEDPKALALHLLSAGLIPVSILEKTSDLNESKKEKATRLYTALLGVVKHHPHKYHEFVSTLRLNPLHTDLVTLLDSTYMYIYVDQIP
- the LOC135334228 gene encoding uncharacterized protein LOC135334228 isoform X2, whose amino-acid sequence is MLNRKFVRTDDAMKDSEETATAFNYRETALKIAKESPNSTPSVIKLLEEATESHSQPRPQSLPVFPRSRTVATDTETKKPTFHDHDTVREEVPSKLGPSAKQVTLQELVEQYNLTDEQLNSGIEVPDTPYLASCFDNVELYSSAMGLPPAEQADVNMLTHREGTQTAMMKCLQIWKQHNPSQATYRALLDIALRLGKGDTAHQVCQQLTQRKHMSGNAGYSVLVSCSEKIVQSLSEDPKALALHLLSAGLIPVSILEKTSDLNESKKEKATRLYTALLGVVKHHPHKYHEFVSTLRLNPLHTDLVTLLDSTYMYIYVDQIP